A single genomic interval of Candidatus Edwardsbacteria bacterium harbors:
- a CDS encoding N-acetylmuramoyl-L-alanine amidase has protein sequence MAQRISNIIIHCSDSVFGDVNEIRKWHLARGWREVGYHFVILNGLIQPNFFLDALDGSIEAGRYINSDSLLDDNEAGAHTLGYNARSIGICLVGKKKFTAKQMNSLLTLVRQLKLRYMIPVKNILGHNETPSGKAEGKTCPNFRVARIREQI, from the coding sequence ATGGCACAGCGCATAAGCAACATCATCATCCACTGCAGCGATTCGGTGTTCGGAGACGTCAACGAGATCCGCAAGTGGCACCTGGCCCGGGGATGGCGGGAGGTGGGGTACCATTTCGTGATCCTTAACGGGCTGATCCAGCCGAACTTCTTTTTGGACGCGCTGGACGGATCCATTGAGGCCGGCCGGTATATCAACTCCGACAGCCTGCTGGACGACAACGAGGCCGGAGCGCACACCCTGGGCTATAACGCAAGGTCCATAGGTATCTGCCTGGTAGGCAAAAAGAAGTTTACCGCCAAGCAGATGAATTCCCTGCTGACCCTGGTCCGCCAGCTTAAGCTGCGGTACATGATCCCGGTCAAAAACATCCTGGGCCACAACGAAACGCCCTCCGGCAAAGCCGAAGGTAAAACTTGCCCCAACTTTCGGGTGGCAAGAATAAGAGAACAAATATAA